The following proteins are co-located in the Streptococcus downei MFe28 genome:
- a CDS encoding Asp23/Gls24 family envelope stress response protein, producing the protein MTVKINTKDGQIELSDDVIATVVGGSATEIFGVVGMASKSAIKDNFQALLRKENYSKGVVVKSLDDGITVDVYTVMSYGVKISEVSKNIQERVKFNLENQLGIHANVVNVYIQNIKVVGED; encoded by the coding sequence ATGACTGTAAAGATTAATACAAAAGATGGTCAAATTGAGCTATCTGATGACGTTATTGCAACAGTTGTCGGAGGTTCAGCGACAGAAATTTTTGGAGTGGTCGGGATGGCTAGCAAGAGTGCCATTAAGGACAATTTTCAAGCTCTTCTGCGCAAAGAAAACTATTCTAAGGGTGTTGTTGTTAAATCCTTGGATGATGGGATTACAGTTGATGTTTACACGGTCATGAGCTACGGTGTTAAAATCAGCGAAGTTTCTAAAAATATCCAAGAGCGTGTGAAGTTTAATCTGGAAAATCAGCTTGGTATCCATGCTAATGTGGTTAATGTTTATATTCAAAATATTAAAGTTGTAGGAGAAGATTAG
- the leuS gene encoding leucine--tRNA ligase — protein MTFYNHKEIETKWQKYWAEHETFKTGTDASKPNFYALDMFPYPSGAGLHVGHPEGYTATDILSRYKRAQGYNVLHPMGWDAFGLPAEQYAMDTGNDPAEFTAENIANFKRQINSLGFSYDWNCEVNTTDPNYYKWTQWIFTKLYEKGLAYEAEVPVNWVEELGTAIANEEVLPDGTSERGGYPVVRKPMRQWMLKITAYAERLLEDLEDLDWPESIKEMQRNWIGKSVGAHVDFKVVDTDKSFTVFTTRPDTLFGATYAVMAPEHDLVDIITSPEQAQAVANYKREASLKSDLARTDLNKEKTGVWTGAYAINPVNGRQIPIWISDYVLASYGTGAIMAVPAHDTRDWEFAKEFGLEIIPVLEGGNVEEEAYTEDGLHINSEFLDGLNKEDAIDKIIEFLEEKEFGKKQINYRLRDWLFSRQRYWGEPIPIIHWEDGTSSAVPENELPLVLPVTKDIRPSGTGESPLANLTDWLEVVREDGVKGRRETNTMPQWAGSSWYYLRYIDPHNDEKLADEELLKAWLPVDIYIGGAEHAVLHLLYARFWHKVLYDLGVVPTKEPFQKLFNQGMILGTSYRDSRGALVATDKVEKRDGSFFNIETGEELEQAPAKMSKSLKNVVNPDDVVEQYGADTLRVYEMFMGPLDASIAWSEEGLEGSRKFLDRVYRLLTTKDITADNDGKLDKVYNETVKSVTEQIEAMKFNTAIASLMVFVNAANKEKALFVDYAQGFVQLLAPFAPHLSEELWQKLTNSGDSISYVAWPTWDDSKLVEEEVEIVVQIKGKVRAKLMIPKDLPQEDMQALALANDKIKTELEGKEIVKVIAVPNKLVNIVAK, from the coding sequence ATGACTTTCTATAATCATAAAGAAATTGAAACAAAGTGGCAGAAGTACTGGGCGGAGCATGAAACCTTTAAAACGGGAACAGATGCGTCTAAGCCTAATTTTTACGCCCTCGATATGTTCCCTTATCCATCAGGAGCAGGTCTACACGTTGGGCACCCTGAGGGCTACACAGCAACAGATATTCTCAGCCGCTACAAACGCGCTCAAGGCTACAATGTCTTGCACCCTATGGGTTGGGATGCTTTCGGACTTCCTGCTGAACAATATGCCATGGATACGGGAAATGACCCTGCCGAATTTACCGCAGAAAATATTGCCAACTTTAAACGTCAAATCAACAGTCTAGGTTTTTCTTATGACTGGAACTGCGAAGTCAACACGACAGATCCTAACTACTACAAGTGGACTCAGTGGATTTTTACGAAGCTTTACGAAAAAGGCTTGGCATATGAAGCTGAAGTGCCTGTCAATTGGGTAGAGGAATTGGGAACAGCTATCGCCAATGAAGAAGTCCTACCAGATGGGACTTCTGAGCGCGGAGGCTACCCTGTTGTCCGCAAGCCTATGCGCCAATGGATGTTGAAAATTACGGCCTATGCCGAACGCCTTTTGGAAGATTTGGAAGACCTCGATTGGCCTGAGTCTATCAAGGAAATGCAACGCAACTGGATTGGTAAGTCAGTTGGTGCCCATGTTGACTTCAAGGTGGTGGATACGGACAAGTCATTCACCGTCTTCACCACTCGTCCTGATACCTTATTCGGAGCTACCTATGCTGTTATGGCACCCGAGCATGACTTAGTTGATATCATTACCAGTCCTGAACAGGCTCAGGCAGTTGCTAACTACAAGCGTGAAGCAAGTCTCAAATCTGACTTGGCTCGGACCGACCTCAATAAGGAAAAAACTGGTGTTTGGACGGGTGCCTACGCCATCAACCCTGTCAATGGTCGTCAGATTCCTATCTGGATTTCAGACTACGTCCTTGCTAGCTACGGAACGGGTGCTATCATGGCTGTCCCGGCTCATGACACACGTGACTGGGAATTTGCTAAGGAATTTGGTCTGGAGATTATTCCGGTTCTTGAGGGTGGGAATGTTGAGGAGGAGGCCTATACAGAAGACGGACTCCACATCAATTCAGAATTCCTTGATGGCCTCAACAAGGAAGATGCGATTGATAAGATTATCGAATTTCTAGAAGAAAAAGAATTCGGTAAAAAACAAATCAACTATCGTCTCCGCGACTGGCTTTTCAGTCGTCAACGTTATTGGGGAGAGCCAATTCCAATTATTCATTGGGAAGACGGCACTTCAAGTGCGGTACCTGAAAATGAATTGCCATTGGTTCTTCCAGTGACCAAGGATATTCGTCCTTCTGGTACGGGGGAAAGTCCGCTGGCCAACTTAACCGACTGGCTGGAAGTTGTTCGTGAGGATGGTGTCAAAGGACGTCGCGAAACCAATACTATGCCACAATGGGCAGGTTCTAGTTGGTATTACCTGCGCTATATTGACCCACATAATGATGAAAAATTGGCGGACGAAGAGCTTCTCAAGGCTTGGTTGCCGGTTGATATTTACATTGGTGGGGCTGAGCACGCCGTTCTTCACCTGCTCTATGCCCGCTTCTGGCACAAGGTTCTCTATGATTTAGGCGTTGTACCAACCAAAGAACCCTTCCAAAAGCTCTTCAATCAAGGGATGATTTTGGGAACCAGCTACCGCGACAGCCGTGGTGCCCTTGTTGCGACTGACAAGGTTGAAAAACGTGACGGCTCATTCTTCAACATCGAAACGGGCGAAGAGTTGGAGCAAGCACCAGCCAAGATGTCTAAATCCCTCAAAAATGTTGTCAACCCAGATGATGTCGTTGAGCAGTACGGTGCGGACACTCTGCGTGTCTATGAAATGTTTATGGGGCCCCTTGATGCTTCTATCGCTTGGTCAGAAGAAGGCCTAGAAGGTTCTCGGAAATTCCTGGATCGTGTTTATCGCCTTTTGACCACCAAGGATATTACAGCGGATAATGATGGAAAGTTAGATAAGGTTTATAATGAAACCGTTAAGTCTGTAACGGAACAAATTGAGGCTATGAAGTTCAATACAGCTATTGCTTCACTTATGGTCTTCGTTAATGCCGCAAATAAGGAAAAGGCCCTCTTTGTCGATTACGCTCAAGGTTTTGTTCAACTCTTAGCTCCTTTTGCGCCACATTTATCTGAAGAATTGTGGCAAAAACTCACAAATTCAGGGGACTCCATTTCCTATGTTGCCTGGCCAACTTGGGATGACAGTAAGCTTGTTGAAGAAGAAGTTGAGATTGTCGTTCAAATCAAGGGTAAGGTTAGGGCGAAACTAATGATTCCAAAGGATCTTCCGCAAGAAGACATGCAGGCCCTGGCTTTAGCGAATGATAAGATTAAGACGGAGCTAGAAGGAAAAGAAATCGTCAAAGTAATCGCCGTTCCTAATAAGCTGGTTAATATTGTTGCAAAATAA
- a CDS encoding ABC transporter permease/substrate binding protein — protein MRNLESLLLAGIGKLPISNYMDSFVDWLTKTFSGLFSVLKIIGDGLMGFISSTLTFINPWILMLLIVALAYLISKKWSFTILTAIGLLYIYNQELWGDLINTFTLVLLSSLISILIGIPLGIWMAKNETAKKVINPILDFMQTMPAFVYLIPAVAFFGIGMVPGVFASVIFALPPTVRMTNLGIREIPTELVEASDAFGSTSQQKLFGVELPLAKNTIMAGINQTIMLSLSMVVTASMIGAPGLGNGVLSALQHAEIGNGFVNGLALVILAIIIDRFTQKLNAPVGQKQANKPKWQKWLAPALILAFLATGITQAVVSHTGSHKEKVTLAYVEWDSEVASTNVLAEALKQEGYDVDIKPLDNAVAWKSVADGSVDASVSAWLPATHKAQYDKYKGQLDDLGVNLKGTKLGLAVPSYMKGVNSIEDLSDQADSTITGIEPGAGIMSGAEKAQKEYSNLSSWKVSSSSTGAMTTSLEQAIKNKDEIVITAWKPHWMFAKYDLKFLKDPKGVFGKSENIHTIAKKGLKDENPGAYKLINNFHWSSSDMESVMLDINKGTSPEKAAQKWIKNHKSQVAEWSK, from the coding sequence GTGAGAAATTTGGAAAGCTTATTATTAGCAGGGATTGGGAAATTACCAATTTCTAACTATATGGATTCTTTTGTTGACTGGCTGACTAAAACTTTCTCAGGTCTCTTTAGTGTTCTGAAAATCATTGGTGATGGTCTTATGGGATTTATTTCCAGTACCTTGACTTTCATCAATCCTTGGATTTTAATGCTTCTCATTGTGGCTTTGGCTTACCTGATTTCCAAAAAATGGAGCTTTACGATTTTAACAGCTATTGGTTTGCTCTATATTTATAATCAGGAGCTTTGGGGAGATTTAATTAATACCTTCACCTTAGTTCTTTTATCCAGTTTGATTTCGATTTTGATCGGGATTCCGCTGGGAATTTGGATGGCTAAGAATGAGACGGCTAAGAAGGTTATCAACCCTATTCTGGACTTTATGCAAACTATGCCGGCTTTTGTTTATTTGATTCCGGCGGTTGCTTTCTTTGGTATTGGCATGGTACCGGGGGTTTTTGCCTCTGTTATCTTTGCTTTGCCTCCAACGGTACGAATGACCAATCTTGGAATTCGAGAAATTCCTACTGAATTAGTTGAAGCTTCCGATGCCTTTGGTAGTACCAGTCAGCAGAAGCTCTTCGGTGTTGAATTGCCACTCGCTAAAAACACGATTATGGCTGGGATTAACCAGACTATCATGCTGTCTCTATCCATGGTAGTGACTGCTTCTATGATTGGAGCTCCTGGTCTCGGTAACGGTGTCCTTTCAGCCTTGCAGCACGCTGAAATTGGTAATGGTTTTGTCAATGGTTTGGCTCTGGTTATTTTGGCCATCATCATTGACCGCTTTACTCAAAAATTGAATGCACCAGTCGGTCAAAAACAAGCCAACAAGCCTAAATGGCAGAAATGGTTGGCTCCTGCTTTGATCCTAGCCTTTCTGGCTACAGGGATTACTCAAGCGGTTGTCAGTCATACGGGCTCCCATAAGGAAAAGGTTACTCTAGCTTATGTAGAATGGGATTCGGAAGTTGCTTCGACTAATGTTTTAGCCGAGGCACTGAAGCAAGAAGGTTATGATGTTGACATTAAACCTTTGGACAATGCAGTTGCTTGGAAGTCAGTTGCTGATGGCAGCGTTGACGCTTCTGTTTCAGCTTGGCTGCCAGCTACTCATAAAGCTCAATATGACAAGTATAAGGGGCAATTGGATGATCTTGGTGTGAATCTCAAGGGAACTAAACTTGGTTTAGCCGTTCCTTCTTATATGAAGGGTGTTAATTCCATTGAGGATCTTTCAGATCAAGCGGATTCAACGATTACAGGTATTGAACCGGGTGCTGGAATTATGTCTGGTGCTGAAAAAGCGCAGAAGGAATACTCTAATTTGTCCAGCTGGAAAGTTTCCTCCTCATCAACGGGTGCTATGACTACCAGTCTGGAGCAGGCGATTAAGAACAAGGATGAGATTGTTATAACGGCCTGGAAACCTCACTGGATGTTTGCTAAGTATGACTTGAAATTTCTAAAGGATCCTAAAGGTGTCTTTGGTAAGTCTGAAAATATTCACACTATTGCTAAGAAGGGACTTAAGGATGAGAATCCAGGTGCCTATAAACTTATTAATAACTTCCATTGGAGTTCTAGTGATATGGAATCTGTTATGCTAGACATCAATAAAGGAACTTCTCCAGAAAAGGCTGCACAAAAATGGATTAAAAATCATAAGAGTCAAGTAGCCGAGTGGTCCAAATAA
- a CDS encoding quaternary amine ABC transporter ATP-binding protein, with the protein MGTILKVSHLTKIFGKKRKAALQMVKEAKSKTEILEKTGCTVGVYDANFEVQEGEVFVIMGLSGSGKSTLIRLINRLIEPSSGTIEINGQDVSEMTANELREIRRHSVNMVFQNFGLFPHKTILENTEYGLELRGVPKEEREKSAEQALDNSNLLPFKDQYPDQLSGGMQQRVGLARALANDPDILLMDEAFSALDPLIRKEMQDELLDLQDRVQKTIIFITHDLNEALRIGDRIALMKDGQIMQIGTGEEILTQPANDFVREFVEDVDRSKVLTAQNIMIKPITANVDSDGPNVALKRMDVEEVSMLVATNRKRQLLGVISADAAYDARKAGKKLADVVDPNIRTVPQDMVLTDILPLIYDSAAPIAVLNENKRPVGVIIKGRVIEALTKQGIEVEG; encoded by the coding sequence ATGGGGACAATTTTAAAAGTTAGTCATTTGACCAAGATTTTTGGAAAAAAGCGGAAAGCTGCTTTACAGATGGTCAAAGAGGCAAAAAGTAAGACCGAAATTTTAGAGAAAACCGGTTGTACAGTCGGTGTTTATGATGCTAATTTTGAGGTTCAAGAAGGTGAAGTCTTTGTTATCATGGGGCTATCAGGAAGCGGGAAGTCAACCTTGATTCGTTTGATTAACCGTCTAATCGAACCCTCTTCTGGTACTATTGAAATCAATGGTCAGGATGTTTCTGAAATGACTGCCAATGAGCTGCGTGAGATTCGCCGTCACTCTGTTAATATGGTATTTCAGAATTTTGGTCTCTTTCCGCATAAGACGATTTTGGAAAACACCGAGTATGGCTTGGAATTACGAGGAGTTCCTAAGGAGGAAAGAGAAAAATCGGCTGAACAAGCCTTGGATAATTCGAACTTATTGCCTTTTAAAGATCAATATCCTGATCAGTTATCCGGTGGGATGCAACAACGGGTTGGTTTGGCTAGGGCTCTGGCTAATGATCCTGATATTCTTTTGATGGACGAAGCCTTCTCTGCCTTGGACCCTTTGATTCGTAAGGAGATGCAGGATGAGCTCTTGGATTTACAAGATCGAGTTCAAAAGACTATTATCTTTATCACTCATGATCTTAATGAAGCCTTGCGGATTGGTGACAGAATCGCTCTGATGAAGGATGGCCAAATCATGCAAATTGGTACGGGTGAAGAAATCTTGACCCAACCAGCCAATGATTTTGTTCGAGAGTTTGTTGAAGACGTTGATCGCTCTAAAGTATTAACGGCTCAAAATATTATGATTAAGCCAATTACTGCAAATGTTGACAGTGACGGCCCTAATGTAGCTCTGAAGCGGATGGATGTAGAAGAAGTGTCCATGTTGGTCGCTACCAATCGGAAACGGCAGCTTTTAGGGGTTATTTCTGCTGATGCAGCTTATGATGCTCGTAAGGCAGGCAAGAAACTGGCTGATGTTGTTGATCCTAATATTCGGACTGTGCCTCAGGATATGGTGTTGACGGATATTCTGCCTTTGATTTATGACTCAGCAGCTCCGATTGCTGTTTTGAATGAAAATAAGCGTCCTGTTGGTGTTATTATCAAGGGTCGTGTGATTGAAGCCCTTACCAAACAGGGTATTGAAGTAGAAGGGTAG
- a CDS encoding DAK2 domain-containing protein — MANITPSLFQEMVQAAATRLGNQAEYVNSLNVFPVPDGDTGTNMGMTIENGAKAVADQPASTVGQVGQVLSKGLLMGARGNSGVITSQLFRGFGQAIKDKEELDGKALAEAFQAGVEVAYKAVMKPVEGTILTVSRGAATAALKKAESTDNAVEVMRAALDGAKAALAKTPEMLPVLKEVGVVDSGGQGLVFIYEGFLSALTGDYLTSEEFQATPANMSEMINAEHHKSVAGHVATEDIKFGYCTEIMVALRKGPTYVKDFDYESFRNYLNELGDSLLVVNDDEIVKVHVHTEDPGLVMQEGLKYGALVKVKVDNMRGQHEAQLEKEATQEPVPASSAKDFGLIAVVAGDGLAEIFKSQGVDVVISGGQTMNPSTEDIVKAIESLNAKNVIILPNNKNIFMAAQSAADVVDIPAAVVESRTIPQGLTSLLAFNPEQSLEDNLSAMTDSLADVVSGSVTLAVRDTSIDGLEIHKDDILGMVDGKILVSNPDMETALLATLEKMIDEDSEIVTLYIGQDGQQDLVEKLTQALTDKYEEIEVEVHQGDQPVYPYLFSVE; from the coding sequence GTGGCAAATATTACACCCAGCCTCTTCCAAGAGATGGTGCAGGCGGCTGCAACCCGTCTTGGTAATCAGGCAGAATATGTCAATTCTTTGAATGTCTTTCCTGTTCCTGACGGTGATACTGGAACTAATATGGGAATGACCATTGAAAATGGTGCGAAGGCAGTCGCTGATCAACCAGCTTCAACTGTTGGTCAAGTTGGTCAGGTCTTGTCTAAGGGACTGTTGATGGGGGCACGCGGAAATTCAGGTGTTATCACTTCGCAGTTGTTCCGCGGATTTGGTCAGGCCATCAAGGATAAGGAAGAATTAGATGGTAAAGCTCTGGCAGAAGCCTTTCAAGCAGGGGTCGAAGTTGCCTACAAGGCGGTTATGAAGCCTGTTGAAGGAACCATTTTGACGGTTTCGCGTGGGGCGGCAACTGCAGCCCTCAAAAAGGCAGAATCAACCGATAATGCGGTTGAGGTTATGCGAGCTGCTCTTGACGGAGCCAAGGCTGCCTTGGCTAAGACACCGGAGATGTTACCCGTTTTGAAAGAGGTTGGTGTCGTTGATTCTGGTGGCCAAGGCTTGGTCTTTATTTATGAAGGCTTCCTATCTGCTCTGACGGGTGATTATCTTACCTCAGAAGAGTTTCAAGCAACCCCAGCTAATATGAGCGAGATGATCAATGCCGAGCACCATAAGTCTGTTGCTGGACATGTGGCTACTGAGGATATCAAGTTTGGCTACTGTACAGAAATCATGGTTGCCCTTCGTAAAGGCCCTACCTATGTCAAAGACTTTGATTACGAAAGCTTCCGAAATTATCTCAATGAACTGGGGGACTCCCTTCTAGTCGTTAATGACGATGAGATTGTCAAGGTCCATGTCCACACCGAAGATCCTGGTTTAGTCATGCAAGAAGGGCTCAAGTACGGTGCCTTGGTCAAGGTAAAGGTGGACAATATGCGAGGCCAACACGAGGCGCAATTAGAAAAAGAAGCAACTCAAGAGCCTGTGCCAGCCAGTTCGGCTAAGGACTTTGGCCTCATTGCAGTGGTTGCTGGTGATGGCTTGGCAGAAATTTTCAAATCACAAGGTGTTGATGTGGTTATTTCAGGTGGCCAAACCATGAATCCATCTACCGAAGATATTGTTAAGGCTATTGAGTCCCTTAATGCCAAGAATGTGATTATCCTGCCGAATAATAAGAATATCTTTATGGCGGCCCAATCAGCTGCTGACGTTGTGGACATTCCCGCAGCGGTCGTCGAAAGCCGCACCATCCCTCAAGGCCTGACCAGCCTTTTAGCCTTCAATCCAGAGCAAAGCTTAGAGGATAACCTTAGTGCTATGACGGATAGCCTAGCAGATGTTGTTAGTGGTAGTGTCACCTTAGCAGTCCGTGATACCAGCATTGACGGCTTGGAAATCCATAAGGATGATATTTTGGGCATGGTCGATGGCAAGATTCTTGTCTCAAATCCGGATATGGAGACGGCCCTGCTAGCGACTCTAGAAAAGATGATTGATGAGGATAGTGAAATTGTCACCCTCTATATTGGTCAAGATGGTCAGCAAGATCTTGTTGAGAAATTAACGCAAGCCTTGACTGATAAGTATGAGGAAATTGAAGTAGAGGTTCACCAAGGTGACCAACCCGTCTATCCTTATCTATTTAGTGTTGAATAA
- a CDS encoding acetolactate synthase large subunit produces MNQIRLEKAKTGSDLLLDTLVDLGIQTIFGYPGGAVLPLYDAIYQHDDIHHILARHEQGALHEAEGFAKSTGKIGVALVTSGPGATNAITGIADGMSDSVPMLIFTGQVGMAGIGKDAFQEADIVGITMPITKYNYQIRDAADIPRIVTEAVHIATTGRPGPVVIDLPKDIAAARVTSYNDPNLDLPSYQPKVEPNGLQIKKLLNQIKRSKKPLIIAGGGVNYAGASKELIAFAERYNIPVVSTLLSLGTIPIDHPLALGMGGMHGSYASNMAMTHCDLMINFGSRFADRLTGNPKTFAKNAVVAHVDIDAAEIGKVVPTAIPIVGDAKETLSLLLAEEKVRTRHDAWTEEVLANKAKAPFSYKHDQEVIKPQEAIERIGQLTDGEAIVVTDVGQHQMWAAQFYPFKNERQLITSGGLGTMGFGIPAAIGAKLANPDKEVVLFVGDGGFQMTNQELAILNGYGLPIKVVLINNHSLGMVRQWQESFYDERRSESTFDDEPNFQLLAEAYGIVHYQFSDPKTLQEDLQVITENKPMLIEVNISNREHVYPMVPSGKSNAEMMGVSFDA; encoded by the coding sequence ATGAACCAAATAAGATTAGAAAAAGCCAAGACGGGCTCTGATTTACTTTTAGACACTCTGGTGGATTTGGGAATTCAGACTATTTTCGGTTACCCCGGTGGGGCTGTTCTTCCTTTGTACGACGCTATTTACCAACATGATGACATCCATCATATTCTGGCACGTCACGAACAAGGAGCGCTTCATGAGGCAGAAGGTTTTGCCAAGTCAACAGGAAAAATCGGTGTTGCCCTTGTGACCAGTGGACCCGGTGCTACTAACGCCATTACGGGTATTGCGGATGGCATGAGTGATAGCGTGCCTATGCTGATTTTTACAGGTCAGGTTGGTATGGCGGGGATTGGTAAAGATGCCTTCCAGGAAGCTGATATTGTTGGGATTACCATGCCAATTACCAAGTACAATTATCAGATTCGAGATGCCGCTGATATTCCACGGATTGTGACCGAGGCCGTTCATATTGCAACGACTGGTCGTCCTGGCCCTGTTGTCATTGACCTCCCCAAGGACATTGCAGCAGCTAGGGTTACTAGCTACAATGACCCTAACTTGGATTTGCCTAGCTATCAACCCAAGGTTGAGCCGAATGGCCTACAGATTAAAAAACTCCTCAACCAGATCAAGCGCTCCAAGAAGCCTTTAATTATTGCAGGTGGTGGTGTCAATTACGCGGGGGCCTCTAAGGAGTTGATTGCCTTTGCAGAAAGGTATAATATTCCGGTTGTTTCAACGCTTCTGAGTCTAGGAACTATTCCTATCGATCATCCTCTGGCCTTAGGAATGGGAGGCATGCATGGTTCTTATGCCTCTAATATGGCTATGACCCATTGTGACTTGATGATCAACTTTGGCTCGCGCTTTGCCGATCGTCTAACAGGAAATCCTAAGACCTTCGCAAAGAATGCAGTGGTAGCTCATGTTGATATTGATGCTGCTGAGATTGGTAAGGTTGTCCCAACGGCTATTCCCATAGTTGGAGATGCCAAGGAAACCCTGAGCTTACTTTTGGCCGAGGAAAAGGTCAGAACTCGTCATGATGCTTGGACTGAGGAAGTTCTAGCTAATAAGGCTAAAGCACCTTTCTCTTACAAGCATGACCAAGAAGTCATTAAACCTCAAGAGGCCATTGAAAGGATTGGTCAGCTGACGGATGGGGAAGCCATTGTTGTGACCGACGTTGGGCAACATCAGATGTGGGCAGCTCAGTTCTACCCTTTCAAAAATGAGCGTCAGCTTATTACTTCAGGGGGACTAGGGACTATGGGCTTTGGTATTCCGGCAGCTATTGGGGCCAAGTTGGCAAATCCAGACAAGGAAGTTGTTCTCTTTGTTGGTGATGGTGGCTTCCAGATGACCAACCAGGAACTGGCCATTCTCAACGGTTATGGTCTTCCTATCAAGGTCGTCCTCATTAATAATCATTCTCTGGGAATGGTTCGTCAATGGCAGGAGTCCTTCTATGATGAACGTCGTAGTGAATCGACCTTTGATGATGAACCCAATTTCCAACTTTTGGCTGAGGCCTATGGGATTGTCCATTATCAGTTTTCTGACCCCAAGACTCTGCAAGAGGATTTGCAAGTCATTACAGAAAACAAGCCCATGTTGATTGAGGTCAATATCTCTAATCGTGAACATGTTTATCCTATGGTTCCTTCTGGAAAATCCAATGCTGAAATGATGGGGGTGAGCTTCGATGCGTAG
- the ilvC gene encoding ketol-acid reductoisomerase → MAVEMEYEKDVTVDALAGKKLAVVGYGSQGHAHAQNLRDSGYDVIIGVRHGKSFDKAKEDGFDVYEVGEATKLADVIMVLAPDEIQKDIYAKEIAPNLSSGNALGFAHGFNIHFGYIKAPEDVDVFMVAPKGPGHLVRRTFSEGFGVPALYAVYQNPTGHAQEIAMSWAKGLGSARVGLLTTSFKEETEEDLFGEQAVLMGGLTHLIEAGFEVLTEAGYAPQLAYFEVLHEMKLIVDLIYEGGFKKMRQSCSNTAEFGDFVTGPRVIGPEVKENMKAALTDIQSGKFAKEFVEDHDAGFPRLKAYREEAENLEIEKIGAELRKAMPFVSQNDDDAFKIYE, encoded by the coding sequence ATGGCAGTAGAAATGGAATATGAAAAAGATGTAACAGTTGATGCCCTTGCGGGTAAAAAACTTGCCGTCGTTGGTTATGGTTCTCAGGGCCATGCTCATGCCCAAAACTTGCGTGATTCAGGATATGATGTCATCATTGGTGTTCGTCACGGTAAGTCCTTTGATAAGGCTAAAGAAGATGGCTTTGATGTTTATGAGGTTGGCGAAGCAACTAAATTAGCCGATGTCATCATGGTTTTGGCACCAGATGAAATCCAAAAAGATATTTACGCTAAGGAAATCGCCCCAAACCTGTCTTCGGGTAATGCTCTTGGCTTTGCTCATGGTTTCAACATTCATTTCGGTTATATCAAGGCACCAGAAGATGTTGATGTCTTCATGGTGGCACCTAAGGGACCAGGTCACTTGGTTCGTCGTACTTTTTCAGAAGGATTTGGGGTACCAGCTCTCTATGCTGTTTACCAAAATCCAACGGGACATGCACAAGAGATTGCTATGTCTTGGGCTAAAGGACTTGGATCAGCTCGTGTGGGTCTATTGACGACAAGCTTCAAGGAAGAAACCGAAGAAGACCTCTTTGGGGAACAAGCAGTCCTTATGGGTGGCTTGACACACTTGATCGAAGCTGGTTTTGAAGTTTTGACCGAAGCTGGCTATGCACCACAATTGGCTTACTTTGAAGTGCTCCATGAAATGAAATTGATTGTAGACCTAATCTACGAAGGTGGCTTCAAGAAGATGCGCCAATCATGTTCAAATACTGCTGAATTTGGTGACTTCGTCACTGGTCCGCGTGTTATTGGACCTGAGGTTAAGGAAAATATGAAGGCTGCTCTTACTGATATTCAATCAGGTAAATTCGCTAAAGAATTTGTTGAAGACCACGATGCTGGCTTCCCACGCTTGAAGGCTTATCGTGAAGAAGCAGAAAATCTTGAAATTGAAAAGATTGGTGCTGAATTGCGTAAAGCCATGCCGTTCGTCAGTCAAAATGATGATGATGCCTTCAAGATTTACGAATAA
- the ilvN gene encoding acetolactate synthase small subunit — MRRMLTARLRNTAGVLNRFTGVLLRKQINIEEVSAGHTEEEGVTRITVIIDVASLEEADLIIKQLNRLIDVIRVRDITDVPHLEREVILIKLAAPVHKRAEILAVIQPFRASVIDVALKSITVQVTGDASKIDALLRVVEPYGIQNVARTGATGFSRDLS, encoded by the coding sequence ATGCGTAGAATGTTAACAGCCAGGCTTCGCAATACAGCTGGAGTTCTCAATCGTTTCACCGGAGTCCTTCTGAGAAAGCAAATCAATATTGAGGAAGTTTCGGCAGGACATACGGAAGAAGAGGGTGTGACTCGGATTACCGTCATCATTGATGTCGCCAGTTTAGAAGAGGCTGATTTGATTATCAAGCAACTCAATCGCTTGATTGATGTCATCCGAGTGCGTGATATTACAGATGTTCCTCACCTAGAGCGGGAAGTCATCTTGATTAAGTTGGCGGCTCCAGTTCACAAGCGTGCTGAGATTTTGGCAGTCATTCAGCCATTTCGGGCTAGCGTTATTGATGTTGCCTTGAAATCAATTACGGTTCAGGTTACAGGGGATGCTAGCAAGATTGATGCCCTCTTGCGTGTTGTCGAACCCTATGGTATTCAGAATGTTGCCCGAACAGGAGCAACAGGTTTCTCTCGAGATTTATCCTAA